The Comamonas sp. lk genome contains the following window.
AAGACAGCGAGTGCTCAATTATAAGGCAATACGCTTTTATCAGCAAATAGCATATTGTCCAGGCCAATGGAGGGATTGTTGTTTTAGTGAGAACAATCTCATTCCAGCCAAGGCTATTGTTTGCTTTGCGTGTTTGAAGGTACTGCAGCCCGCTCATGCACAATCGGCGGCATGAGCATCGAGCGAAATGAACTTCTGGCCCGATTCGACGGCCTGCTGCAACCTGAACGTTTCAAGGACTATGGTCCCAACGGCCTGCAGGTGGAAGGCAAAAACGAGATCCGCAGCATCGTCAGCGGCGTCACGGCCAGCCGTGCCCTGATCGAGGCGGCCATAGATGCCAAAGCCGATGCGATCTTTGTGCACCATGGGCTGTTTTGGCGTGGCATGGACGGCCGCATTACCGGCTGGCTCAAGGAGCGAATCCGCCTGCTGTTGGCTCATGACATCAATCTGTTTGCCTATCATCTGCCATTGGATGCCCATGCCGAACTGGGCAATAACGCCCAACTGGGCGTGCAGCTTGGCGTGAAAGGTGAAGCCGCCTTTGGCGAGCAAAATCTGGGTTGGCTGGCTGCCGCAGAGTTTGCCAATGCCCAGGTTCTGGCGAGCCATGTGCAGACCCAGCTGGGTCGTGCCGTGACCATGGCCACGGGCGACGCTGCCAGGCCCATACGCAAGCTGGCCTGGTGCACAGGTGGGGCGCAAGGGTTTTTTGAGGCGGCCATTGCCGCAGGGGCCGATGCCTATATCACGGGCGAGATGTCCGAACCCCAGGTGCATCTGGCGCGCGAAACCGGCACCACCTTCATCGCGGCAGGTCACCATGCGACCGAGCGCTATGGCGCACCGGCGGTGGCGGCCCATGTGGCGGCGCAACTGGGGTTGGAGCATCGATTTATCGAGATTGATAATCCGGCCTGAGTCTTCGCCTGAGTATTCATTTGATAGCTGCCAGCGCTTATTCCGCGAGTGATGGCGCTATTTTTATATCTATGTCCAATCAAGCACAAACGAACGCCGCCATTGCCATTACGCAAGGTGACTGCGCCGGCATCGGACCGGAAATCATTGCCAAGGCCTTTCGCGATGCGCCTCAGGAAATGCGCGGCTGTTTTGTCGTCGGTGAGTTGCAAACCCTGCGCCGGGCCACGGCGCTGGTGGCAGGCCTGGCGGACGGTGGGCAAGCCGTTGCCCAGCCTATTTCCCAACCGATTGCCCAGCCCATTGCGCTCATCAGCCAGGCGGCAGAGGCGTGGGATGTGCCTTGTGGTGCCATTCCTTTGCTGGCATTGCCAGACTTGCCCGGGC
Protein-coding sequences here:
- a CDS encoding Nif3-like dinuclear metal center hexameric protein, whose protein sequence is MSIERNELLARFDGLLQPERFKDYGPNGLQVEGKNEIRSIVSGVTASRALIEAAIDAKADAIFVHHGLFWRGMDGRITGWLKERIRLLLAHDINLFAYHLPLDAHAELGNNAQLGVQLGVKGEAAFGEQNLGWLAAAEFANAQVLASHVQTQLGRAVTMATGDAARPIRKLAWCTGGAQGFFEAAIAAGADAYITGEMSEPQVHLARETGTTFIAAGHHATERYGAPAVAAHVAAQLGLEHRFIEIDNPA